The stretch of DNA GGCGGAAATCCGGCCGCTTCGGTGGTAGTGCCGGAGATAGCGGCTTCTTCGGAAGGAAAGACCCGCTCGGCACGAGCAGAGAAGCGCTGGTTCGTTCGCTGGCCGATCCTCGCTGCCGCTGCAGTTCTTCTGCTTGGGGCGGCAGCTCTGCTTGCAGTTTTGAATGGAGAGGGCATCTTCGGCTCGAAGAATTCCTCCTCCTCCAAGACAGCAGCAACACAGAAGATCGAGGAAGAACAACAGATTGAAGCAAACCAGAAAGCTGCTCAGGCTGCTGCTGAAGCCCAAGCTCAAGCAAAAGCTAACGCTAACGCTGAAGCGAAAGCCCGTGCTGAAGCGGAGGCCAAGACCAAGACTGAGGCTGAGGAGACTAAAGCCAAAGCAGATGAGCAGCAGCGCGCGTTGGCTGCACAGAAGCTGAAGGAAGAACAGCAGGCGAAGCAAAAGGCCGAATTGGAAGAGAAATATAAGCGTCAGGTAGCATATAACAACTATTTGGCATGGAAGAAGGAACGGGATGAACGTCTGGCTAAGGAGAAGCTGGCCAAGGAGGAAGCCGCCCGCAAGCAAGCTTTAGAGCGGGAGCTGAAGGAAGTGGAACGAAAGCGCAAGGAGAAGGCTCTTCAAAAGCAGCGGCAAGAGGATGTTGTGCTCATGATCGCTTACTATAACTCAGCTTATAATGCTCAGAAGACGGGCAGTGCGGATACAGCCAGATCTTACGCTATGCAGTTCCTTGAGGTTTATGACAAAGATCCGAAATACTATGTGAAAAATGCGAAGGTGGCCAAAAGAGTGGGCCACATCTATAAATTAATTCAGAAGTCGACCTACGAGCTGCCTAATGTATAGTCAGCCTAAAGAAAGATGTGTAAAGAACGGCTAGAGAGAAGGAGAGGGACATGAGTTATACGGTTCAGGCGTCACAGCGTACACCCGCACTGATCATTTACTTAATTGATGTCAGCGCCTCGATGAATCTGCTGATGGATGGGCGGCGGAGAATAGACATTGTGTACGAGGGCTTGACACAGGCCATAAGGCAGATGGTCTTTCGCTCCACTAAAGGCACACGGCTTACTCCAAGGTATCGTGTGGCTATTCTAGCTTATAGTGACGAGGTATACGATCTGCTTGGGGGAGTCAAAGGCATTGATGAAATTGCAGCATTTGGAACTTTGCCTGAGCTTTCGCCGCGCAGATTTTCCGATATGGCGAAAGCCTTCAAGCAGGCAGAGAAGATTCTGCTTGACGAGCTGCCTGCGATGCAGCACTGCCCAGCTCCACTGATCTGTCATATGACAGATGGTGTAGCGACAGGGGAAGATCCGGAGCCTATTGTACAGCGTATTATGGGGATGGGGAGTCCTGATGGCAGAGTACTTGTGGAGAACATCTTTATTTCCGACCATCTTCTGGAGTCGCCGTTAGGCGATCCAAGGAGATGGCAAGGAATTCAAAGCGATACAGGGCTTAAAGACGAGCATGCGGAAAAGCTGAGAAGGATGTCTTCGGCTCTCCCTGAAAGTTATCGCGAAATGTTGGAGGAAGCGGGTTACTCTCTAACACAGGGAGCCCTGATGATGCTGCCTGGAAGCTGTGCGGAGCTGGTCTCCATTGGTTTCCAGATGTCCGCCGCAACACCGGTACGATAGGAGGGAATTGATGGCGCCAGCATTCAGAAGAAATCGACAGATGCAGCAGGGGAAGTTTATGTGGACATGCGAGCAGCTGCAGGTTCAGCCCTTGACCATTTACAGAAGAAATGAAATTACTTGTAAGTATGCCTACAGCCCTTCTGCAGATTCTTTGTTTGTCGGAGATGCCGGTCAGGATTATGCGGCTATTTGTGTGGATAAGGAGGACATCGTATTTGTGCTTTGTGATGGAGTGTCCTTAAGTTACCGCGGTGATTTCGG from Paenibacillus sp. CAA11 encodes:
- a CDS encoding vWA domain-containing protein; protein product: MSYTVQASQRTPALIIYLIDVSASMNLLMDGRRRIDIVYEGLTQAIRQMVFRSTKGTRLTPRYRVAILAYSDEVYDLLGGVKGIDEIAAFGTLPELSPRRFSDMAKAFKQAEKILLDELPAMQHCPAPLICHMTDGVATGEDPEPIVQRIMGMGSPDGRVLVENIFISDHLLESPLGDPRRWQGIQSDTGLKDEHAEKLRRMSSALPESYREMLEEAGYSLTQGALMMLPGSCAELVSIGFQMSAATPVR